The genomic region GGCCCTGTCCATCATTCCCTCTGCTTATCGTATGTTGATTGGCCCAACCCGTGCTGACCGCGTCTCTGCGGCCGATGCCTTGTTGTTTGTGCTCGTGGCATTGATTGCCTTGATCGGAATGAAGAAGGGGTCAGGCTTTACCTTTGACTTGGTGCTTGTCGCCTCCGTCATGGGCTTTTTGGGCGCGGTCTCGCTCTCCCGCGCGCTTATGCGAGGTGAGCGCTAATGTCAGTGCTTCTTATCATCTCCGATATCTTCTTGGTCTTAGGCGCATTTAACTTTGCAGTCTGTGCTGCCGGCATGCTGAGCTTTCGCGATGTATTTGCCCGTATTTCGGTGTTATCTACCGCGTCTGGTTTTGGCGTGACCTTCCTGCTCATTGGCGCATTCTTGCGTGACCCAAGCTGGTGGAACGTGCTGATTGGTATGGCAGCCATCGTCTTGTTGCTGGGCACTTCCGCGATTGGCTCGATCTTGATCTCCCGCGCTGCGCTGCTGCGTCGGGTTGAAATCGTGGATTGCCACTTCCAGGAAGCTGACCCGTATTACAGCGACCCTGAGGCTCTAGCGCGCGAGCAGTTTATGCGCGAGGACATGCAAGATCGTCTGTCGTAAGAGCAGATAGTCGGCAAGATAGTGGATTCGGTACCTT from Corynebacterium ammoniagenes DSM 20306 harbors:
- a CDS encoding monovalent cation/H+ antiporter complex subunit F; translated protein: MVLNIAIVVVALSIIPSAYRMLIGPTRADRVSAADALLFVLVALIALIGMKKGSGFTFDLVLVASVMGFLGAVSLSRALMRGER
- a CDS encoding cation:proton antiporter, which translates into the protein MSVLLIISDIFLVLGAFNFAVCAAGMLSFRDVFARISVLSTASGFGVTFLLIGAFLRDPSWWNVLIGMAAIVLLLGTSAIGSILISRAALLRRVEIVDCHFQEADPYYSDPEALAREQFMREDMQDRLS